A window of Eubacteriaceae bacterium ES3 contains these coding sequences:
- the flhB gene encoding flagellar biosynthesis protein FlhB produces the protein MAQSEKTEQATPKKRRDERKKGNTFQSRDVVSVVVLLVGFFLLNQLVGFIYIQLKEFYVAQLELVAGVQSLTIALCANIIKEMVITIFITALPIVTVLMVVAVIMSGVQTGFLITGEGIKFKPNKINPLEGIKRIFSLRSIVELIKSILKVALIIFIIYSVVLDIMAVAPDMLNTALDENIRFLRENVMSMVYTVVMIFAVVAAADFFYQRYDYEKKLKMTKQEVKDEYKQTEGDPQIKGKIRQKQREMSQARMMSQVPEADVIVRNPTHFAVAIRYDMDKDPAPQVLAKGQDYIALKIIELGQANGVLIKEDKPLARMLYQTIEVNDYIPPEMYQIVAELMAWVYNTKKKEL, from the coding sequence ATGGCACAATCAGAAAAAACCGAACAGGCGACCCCCAAGAAGCGCCGGGACGAACGCAAGAAGGGTAATACTTTTCAAAGCAGGGATGTAGTCAGTGTGGTTGTTCTGCTTGTGGGATTTTTTTTACTGAATCAATTGGTAGGTTTTATTTATATTCAGTTAAAAGAGTTCTATGTTGCTCAGCTGGAACTGGTTGCCGGGGTTCAATCACTGACAATTGCTTTATGCGCCAACATTATAAAAGAGATGGTTATTACTATTTTTATAACGGCTCTGCCAATCGTGACGGTGCTGATGGTCGTGGCGGTTATTATGAGCGGAGTTCAGACTGGCTTTTTAATTACCGGTGAAGGGATAAAATTTAAACCCAACAAAATTAATCCCCTGGAAGGGATTAAGCGTATTTTTTCCCTACGTTCTATTGTTGAACTGATAAAATCAATCCTCAAAGTAGCCCTCATAATTTTTATTATTTATTCTGTTGTTTTAGATATTATGGCGGTAGCGCCTGATATGTTGAATACAGCACTTGATGAAAATATTCGCTTCCTACGTGAAAATGTAATGAGCATGGTCTACACTGTGGTTATGATTTTTGCTGTTGTTGCAGCAGCAGACTTTTTCTATCAGAGGTATGACTATGAGAAAAAGCTGAAGATGACCAAGCAGGAAGTAAAAGACGAGTATAAGCAAACTGAAGGGGATCCACAAATCAAAGGAAAGATTCGTCAGAAACAAAGAGAGATGAGTCAGGCCAGAATGATGAGCCAGGTCCCGGAAGCCGATGTGATTGTCAGGAATCCGACCCATTTTGCCGTAGCAATTCGCTATGACATGGATAAAGATCCGGCACCTCAGGTACTGGCAAAAGGTCAGGATTACATTGCCCTGAAAATCATTGAATTGGGACAAGCTAATGGCGTCCTGATTAAAGAGGATAAACCTCTGGCCAGAATGCTATATCAGACCATTGAAGTAAATGACTATATCCCGCCGGAAATGTATCAGATTGTTGCTGAACTGATGGCGTGGGTTTATAATACTAAGAAGAAGGAACTCTAG
- the flhA gene encoding flagellar biosynthesis protein FlhA translates to MRIINNLVVIFVVVTLALIIIPLPPFFLDFMFILNMALSMIILLTTMFINGPLDFQIFPSALLITTLLRLALNISSTRLILSNGGSAGAVIATFGNFVLGGNAIVGFIVFLIIIVVQFVVITKGAERISEVSARFTLDAMPGKQMAIDADLSSGTITEVEARERRKNVQREAEFYGAMDGATKFVKGDAIASIIIAVINLVAGTIIGMVQGGLGFTEVLSVYSIATVGDGLVSQVPALMISVGTSMIVTRAASEDNLNVEVSRQLLSQPVVLIIAGIAIAAMSLIPGAPAIQILIIAIMLVTFGIILIRNQRVQVEVEEADELTQFVEQEGSEVDFYRNIDNVYDIIGVEPIEMEFGYSLLPLVDESSSGNFIDRIVIFRKQYALDMGVVIPSVRLRDNGLINPNQYIIKIKGEEVAKGDVLVGYFLALDPGGDCEQIDGIETIEPAYGIKGKWVTENDKEMAEVYGYTVIDALSVIVTHLSEIIKQHMHELLSRQDINTLLENVSKSNPAIVADVIPGIVSIADFQKILINLLNEGIPIRDMESILESIGDHGISIKDTDMLTEYVRQKLKRTITRKYTDGSSIKVIALDQEIENIILNSAKKNEHGTYLAIDPSVVQTIVEKVTEQRDKLKEIIDHSIILTSPIVRIYFKRLIEQFLSDLTVLSFNEIETNIQIQVIGMVKMEG, encoded by the coding sequence ATGAGAATTATAAATAATCTGGTTGTCATATTTGTCGTTGTCACACTGGCACTTATAATCATACCCTTGCCGCCGTTTTTTTTGGATTTTATGTTTATCCTGAATATGGCCTTGTCGATGATTATTCTTTTGACGACTATGTTTATAAATGGGCCTCTGGATTTTCAGATATTTCCTTCGGCCCTCTTAATTACCACGCTGTTGCGGTTGGCTTTAAATATTTCTTCAACTCGACTGATACTTTCAAATGGGGGTTCTGCTGGAGCCGTTATTGCCACCTTTGGTAATTTCGTTCTGGGAGGAAACGCCATTGTAGGTTTTATTGTATTCTTAATCATTATCGTTGTTCAGTTTGTTGTTATTACCAAAGGGGCCGAGCGAATTTCTGAAGTATCAGCCAGATTTACCTTAGACGCCATGCCTGGTAAACAGATGGCCATTGATGCCGACCTGTCTTCCGGAACAATTACAGAAGTTGAAGCCCGGGAGCGTCGTAAAAACGTCCAAAGGGAAGCTGAGTTTTATGGTGCTATGGATGGGGCAACCAAGTTTGTTAAAGGGGACGCTATTGCTTCCATTATCATTGCCGTTATTAACCTGGTAGCTGGAACTATAATCGGTATGGTGCAAGGTGGGCTGGGCTTTACTGAAGTCCTTTCTGTATATTCTATCGCAACCGTCGGGGACGGCCTGGTCAGCCAGGTACCAGCTCTGATGATTTCAGTCGGTACCTCAATGATTGTTACCCGAGCAGCCTCCGAAGACAACTTAAATGTTGAGGTTAGCAGGCAGCTTTTATCACAGCCAGTTGTCCTGATTATAGCCGGAATTGCCATTGCTGCCATGTCTTTAATCCCTGGAGCACCGGCCATTCAGATTTTAATTATCGCGATAATGTTAGTTACATTTGGCATTATTTTAATCAGAAACCAGCGGGTTCAGGTGGAAGTTGAAGAAGCCGATGAACTGACTCAGTTTGTGGAGCAGGAAGGCAGTGAAGTAGATTTTTACAGGAATATTGATAATGTATATGATATCATAGGAGTGGAACCCATTGAAATGGAATTTGGTTACTCACTCTTGCCTTTGGTAGATGAAAGCTCTTCGGGAAACTTCATTGACCGAATAGTTATTTTCAGAAAGCAATATGCACTGGACATGGGAGTAGTTATCCCTTCTGTTCGATTAAGAGACAACGGGCTGATTAACCCCAATCAGTATATTATAAAAATAAAAGGTGAAGAAGTGGCCAAAGGTGATGTGCTGGTGGGGTATTTCCTGGCGCTGGATCCTGGCGGCGATTGTGAGCAAATCGATGGGATTGAAACTATTGAGCCGGCCTATGGCATAAAAGGTAAATGGGTTACGGAAAATGATAAGGAAATGGCTGAAGTTTACGGCTATACTGTAATTGATGCACTTTCTGTTATAGTCACCCATCTATCGGAAATTATTAAGCAGCATATGCATGAACTTCTAAGCAGACAGGACATCAACACCCTGCTTGAAAATGTTTCTAAATCGAATCCGGCTATTGTAGCAGATGTCATCCCGGGAATTGTCAGCATCGCCGATTTTCAGAAAATTCTGATTAATCTCTTAAATGAGGGGATTCCGATCAGGGATATGGAAAGTATACTGGAAAGCATCGGCGATCATGGGATCAGCATCAAGGATACTGATATGCTGACTGAATATGTGAGACAGAAACTTAAACGGACCATTACCCGTAAATATACGGATGGCAGTAGCATTAAAGTAATTGCCCTTGATCAGGAAATTGAAAATATTATTCTCAATTCAGCCAAGAAAAATGAGCATGGTACTTATTTGGCTATTGATCCTTCAGTTGTTCAGACTATTGTTGAAAAGGTTACTGAGCAGCGGGATAAATTAAAGGAAATTATCGACCACTCTATTATTTTAACTTCACCAATTGTCAGGATATACTTTAAAAGGCTAATTGAACAATTTTTAAGTGATTTGACAGTCCTTTCATTTAACGAGATTGAGACAAATATTCAGATCCAGGTAATTGGAATGGTGAAAATGGAAGGCTAA
- a CDS encoding FliA/WhiG family RNA polymerase sigma factor produces the protein MNLAEEKNQELENIELWRRYQNDPTIELRNELVLLYTDLVRRIVLRFKGSYNGFGQMDDMVNQGMIALIDAVEKFNPDMGNKFETFATLKVRGSIIDFMRKQDWVPRNQRSLSKLLEDKYGELYADLGREPTNQELAESMEITEDNLQKIFQQRHNSIILSFEEAANEKMMEFSPLVERETRDERPESKLLFDELKHQLANSIDTLKEKERQVISLYYYENLKLKEIAEVLGVTESRISQIHSQAILKLKNNLNQY, from the coding sequence ATGAATCTAGCAGAAGAGAAAAATCAGGAACTGGAGAATATAGAGCTTTGGCGACGATATCAAAATGATCCGACCATTGAACTTCGCAATGAGCTGGTTCTATTGTATACTGATCTCGTCAGGCGAATTGTACTTCGTTTTAAGGGGAGTTATAATGGCTTTGGTCAGATGGATGACATGGTCAACCAGGGCATGATTGCTTTGATTGATGCGGTAGAGAAATTTAATCCAGACATGGGGAATAAGTTCGAAACTTTTGCAACCCTGAAAGTTCGGGGTTCAATTATAGATTTTATGCGAAAGCAAGATTGGGTACCCAGAAATCAGCGGAGTCTTTCCAAACTTTTGGAAGATAAATATGGAGAACTTTATGCAGATCTGGGGAGAGAACCCACTAATCAGGAATTGGCTGAAAGCATGGAAATTACTGAAGACAACCTGCAGAAGATTTTCCAGCAACGACATAATTCAATAATTCTTTCTTTTGAAGAAGCTGCTAATGAAAAGATGATGGAATTTTCGCCTTTAGTGGAACGGGAGACCAGGGATGAACGCCCTGAGTCAAAACTTTTATTTGATGAACTTAAGCATCAGCTGGCTAACTCGATCGATACTTTAAAAGAAAAGGAACGTCAGGTTATATCTTTATATTATTATGAAAATTTAAAATTGAAGGAAATTGCCGAAGTTTTAGGGGTAACTGAATCAAGGATTTCACAAATCCATTCGCAGGCCATTTTAAAGCTTAAGAACAATTTGAATCAATACTAA
- a CDS encoding flagellar hook-basal body protein, whose protein sequence is MDQGFYSAAAGLFVQQKSIDVLANNMANVNTAGYKTQTTVESSFAEYVLARVNTDPNVNDWDIGTANYITVVDEDYTDFSEGNLRATERNVDMAIQGSGFFVINTAANGQVLTRNGQFEVDDQGNLVLPGAGEVLGTDGQPINIGTSDFTVDGAGNMRVDGELRGTLWIVNVDNQEDLTQVGEGFFQAANGFAQEDVENFNILQKYLEVSNTDLTKEMSSLIARQNLYNSCSQLIKIFDRIHEISANQVGKTS, encoded by the coding sequence ATGGATCAGGGATTTTACTCAGCTGCAGCAGGCTTGTTTGTTCAGCAGAAATCAATAGATGTGCTGGCAAATAACATGGCGAATGTTAATACTGCCGGTTACAAAACGCAGACTACTGTGGAATCGAGTTTTGCGGAATATGTACTGGCCCGGGTTAATACAGACCCCAATGTTAATGACTGGGATATTGGAACCGCAAATTACATAACAGTTGTAGATGAAGATTATACAGATTTTAGTGAGGGCAATCTGCGGGCTACCGAACGAAATGTGGATATGGCAATTCAGGGCAGCGGTTTCTTTGTAATCAATACAGCGGCAAATGGACAGGTTTTGACCCGAAATGGTCAATTCGAAGTTGATGATCAGGGAAACCTGGTTTTACCTGGTGCCGGAGAAGTTTTGGGAACTGACGGTCAGCCGATTAATATCGGTACCAGTGATTTTACCGTTGACGGAGCAGGCAATATGAGAGTAGATGGCGAGCTCAGAGGTACCTTATGGATTGTTAATGTTGATAATCAGGAAGATTTAACCCAAGTTGGTGAGGGCTTTTTCCAGGCTGCAAACGGGTTTGCCCAGGAAGATGTGGAAAACTTCAACATTTTACAAAAATATCTGGAGGTTTCCAATACCGATTTGACAAAAGAAATGTCTTCATTGATTGCCAGACAGAATTTATATAATTCATGTTCGCAATTGATAAAGATATTTGACCGGATTCATGAGATTTCAGCCAACCAGGTTGGGAAAACCTCTTAA
- a CDS encoding flagellar hook-basal body protein, giving the protein MIRGFYTGRAGMIAQQQSLDTIANNMSNANTTGFKAQLTALTSLLYEDVNGGNGSEINTGHGVKVMKNGLIFKQASLEPSESELDCGIEGKGFFTIQNPENGDIYYTRDGSFGISVEGDQNFLVDGSGYYVMDADLNRINITDGFSAEQLGIFYFDNPYGLELTGNNFFLETPQSGAPQLDTQSAVYQGMLESSGTDVGVETARMIEAQRSFQFSSRIVQTADEMEAVINQLR; this is encoded by the coding sequence ATGATACGAGGATTTTATACGGGTCGTGCTGGGATGATTGCCCAACAGCAGTCCCTGGATACAATTGCCAATAATATGTCTAACGCCAACACAACTGGATTTAAAGCTCAATTAACAGCTTTGACGAGTCTTTTATATGAAGATGTCAATGGCGGAAACGGTTCGGAAATTAATACTGGACATGGAGTGAAAGTCATGAAAAATGGTTTGATATTCAAACAGGCCAGCCTGGAGCCGTCAGAGTCTGAACTGGATTGTGGGATTGAAGGGAAAGGTTTTTTCACCATTCAAAATCCGGAGAATGGAGATATCTATTATACCCGAGACGGATCTTTTGGCATTAGTGTTGAAGGGGATCAAAACTTTCTGGTAGATGGAAGTGGATACTATGTTATGGATGCCGATTTAAATCGAATCAATATAACAGATGGTTTTAGTGCCGAACAATTGGGGATTTTTTACTTTGATAATCCTTATGGCCTGGAACTGACAGGAAATAACTTTTTCCTGGAAACACCACAATCAGGTGCCCCTCAACTTGATACCCAGTCAGCTGTTTATCAGGGGATGCTTGAAAGTTCGGGGACCGATGTAGGAGTGGAAACGGCACGAATGATTGAAGCACAACGATCATTTCAGTTCAGCTCACGAATTGTTCAAACAGCAGATGAAATGGAAGCGGTTATTAATCAATTACGGTAA
- a CDS encoding FapA family protein, whose translation MDEIKGGAEEAKQRIEVLISEDGMTGFVKINKEPDEENIEVTSQDIFDALEAQKVVYGIQEETVEKLAGRPIFNLKMKVAEGMAPIDGADATFTCYVKPDGEYKPVFDDEEKIDYKNTSHFQMVDENQVLCRIDKETKGNAGKTVLGDPVPAKDGRKAAIKEGKNTYFSDDQSQLIAKCDGIVKFIGNTIHVNDMLQVPGNVDILSGNINFPGDVTVNGDVCSGFRVKCGGDLVIKGVIEDAEIDARGNVLVAQGINGNRDKKIRVQKELRSKYIENALIEVHGDVFADYIIESQVQCEGNIVLSGQKELIVGGSIELTGDLKAKDIGTDREKPTKITIVGVPTPDLHAIAECDEQISLNKMELTKVSINEKSVNKMLLDQEKKSIAMKKTDRQALEKIALMLKDLSEQKQSIEAEISKFEEKKDEIVKKTPIEYFGSISCKRKLYQGVKIYFGDELFHFESDNLDHCRIYWMDDKIILGML comes from the coding sequence ATGGATGAAATTAAAGGTGGTGCTGAAGAAGCGAAGCAACGGATTGAAGTGCTAATCAGTGAAGACGGAATGACAGGCTTTGTTAAGATAAATAAAGAACCTGATGAAGAAAATATTGAAGTAACCAGTCAGGACATATTTGATGCCCTGGAAGCGCAAAAAGTAGTTTATGGTATTCAAGAGGAAACGGTAGAAAAGCTGGCAGGGCGACCGATATTTAACCTGAAAATGAAGGTTGCGGAAGGGATGGCGCCGATTGACGGTGCTGATGCAACCTTCACCTGTTATGTAAAACCGGATGGTGAATACAAGCCGGTTTTTGATGATGAGGAAAAAATAGACTACAAAAATACAAGTCATTTTCAGATGGTCGATGAAAATCAGGTTTTGTGTAGAATTGACAAAGAAACCAAAGGAAATGCCGGTAAAACTGTGCTGGGAGACCCGGTTCCGGCAAAGGATGGTCGTAAGGCAGCGATCAAGGAAGGCAAGAACACTTACTTTTCTGATGATCAGTCTCAGCTTATTGCCAAATGTGATGGGATCGTTAAATTTATAGGCAACACCATTCACGTTAATGATATGTTGCAAGTTCCCGGCAACGTTGATATATTAAGCGGAAATATTAATTTTCCTGGAGACGTGACGGTTAATGGCGATGTCTGCAGTGGCTTTCGGGTCAAGTGCGGTGGTGACCTTGTTATCAAAGGTGTCATCGAGGATGCTGAAATTGACGCCAGAGGAAACGTACTGGTTGCCCAGGGGATAAATGGTAACAGGGATAAAAAAATCCGGGTTCAAAAAGAACTAAGAAGCAAGTATATCGAAAATGCCCTGATTGAAGTCCATGGGGATGTTTTCGCCGATTATATCATAGAAAGTCAGGTCCAATGTGAAGGCAATATTGTCTTAAGTGGTCAGAAGGAGTTAATTGTCGGTGGTTCAATTGAACTGACAGGTGACTTAAAAGCTAAAGATATAGGAACAGATAGAGAGAAGCCGACAAAGATTACAATTGTTGGGGTGCCGACACCGGATCTCCATGCGATCGCTGAGTGTGACGAGCAGATTTCTCTTAATAAAATGGAACTGACCAAGGTTTCAATCAATGAAAAATCTGTTAATAAGATGCTTTTAGATCAGGAAAAGAAAAGTATTGCAATGAAAAAAACTGATCGACAGGCGCTTGAGAAAATTGCATTAATGTTAAAAGATCTGAGTGAGCAGAAACAGAGTATAGAAGCTGAAATCAGCAAGTTCGAAGAAAAGAAGGATGAAATCGTTAAGAAAACCCCGATTGAATATTTCGGCAGTATTTCCTGCAAGCGAAAGCTTTATCAGGGGGTAAAAATTTACTTTGGTGATGAACTGTTTCACTTTGAATCAGATAATCTGGATCATTGCCGAATCTATTGGATGGACGATAAAATTATTTTAGGAATGCTTTAG
- a CDS encoding chemotaxis protein CheC: MFENYEDLNEMQIDVLREIGNIGGGNAASALASILDEKVDMTLPNVRITGFDQAVEDLGGAETMTVSVLVSFSGEAEGMIVFLINMEDAKRIMSLLIGGEDEEDDDELSDMKLSAIKEIGNILAASYINSIASLTGLRIDVSVPYVAIDMVGALMSVPIIEFGAIGDKLMFIEENFIGERGSLDSNIIMFAEINTLKIIMEKLGIEL, translated from the coding sequence GTGTTTGAAAATTACGAAGATTTAAATGAGATGCAAATAGATGTATTGCGGGAGATCGGTAATATTGGCGGTGGAAATGCTGCCAGTGCCCTGGCCAGTATCCTAGATGAAAAGGTGGATATGACTCTGCCTAATGTGCGGATTACAGGATTTGATCAGGCTGTAGAAGATTTGGGTGGAGCAGAAACCATGACGGTTTCAGTATTAGTCAGTTTCAGTGGCGAAGCAGAAGGCATGATTGTCTTTCTGATCAATATGGAAGATGCCAAACGAATTATGAGCCTCTTAATTGGTGGCGAGGATGAAGAGGACGATGATGAGCTCAGTGATATGAAGCTCTCAGCTATTAAAGAAATTGGGAATATTCTGGCTGCTTCATATATTAACTCAATTGCTTCTCTGACTGGTTTAAGAATTGATGTATCTGTTCCATATGTAGCCATTGATATGGTTGGTGCCCTGATGAGTGTACCGATTATTGAGTTTGGCGCAATTGGCGATAAACTGATGTTTATTGAAGAAAATTTTATCGGTGAGCGGGGCAGTTTAGACAGTAATATTATCATGTTTGCAGAAATTAATACCTTAAAAATCATAATGGAAAAATTGGGAATTGAGTTATGA
- a CDS encoding chemotaxis protein CheD has translation MSEKFTVGISDYKASKAPHTIVTFALGSCVGICLYDRMTKIGGLSHIMLPDSRGFSNRDINRKKFADTAIPDMVNEMRRMGVGNNRIVAKIAGGAQMFEVQPGSKIGAVGERNIESVKRELARLKIAIIAEDTGLNFGRTQYFDLETGVMKIQSLNRRIVEY, from the coding sequence ATGAGCGAGAAATTCACCGTAGGGATATCAGATTATAAAGCCTCAAAGGCGCCGCACACGATTGTAACTTTTGCCCTGGGTTCCTGTGTGGGTATCTGTTTATATGACCGTATGACAAAAATAGGAGGACTTTCTCATATTATGCTGCCAGACAGCCGCGGCTTTTCAAATCGGGATATCAATCGGAAAAAATTTGCCGATACGGCAATTCCTGATATGGTTAATGAAATGCGGCGTATGGGAGTGGGGAATAATCGGATCGTTGCAAAAATTGCCGGAGGGGCTCAGATGTTTGAAGTTCAACCAGGCAGTAAAATCGGTGCGGTAGGGGAACGAAATATTGAAAGTGTCAAGCGTGAACTGGCCCGGCTTAAAATTGCTATCATAGCAGAAGATACAGGACTAAATTTTGGACGAACCCAGTATTTTGACCTGGAAACCGGAGTGATGAAAATTCAATCCCTGAACCGAAGAATTGTGGAATATTAA
- a CDS encoding chemotaxis protein CheW: protein MTDNGVVRNNLEEDTQYGRFLTFSLGEEVFGIEIRYVTEIIGMQSITKVPEVPEYIKGIINLRGKIIPVLDVRLQFGKEPIPYNDRTCIIVIDIESVSVGLIVDNVDEVLTIDDEDIAPPPSNKTGFENRFMKGIGKVGGKVQLLLDSSRLLKNDEMEILEDMIEEV, encoded by the coding sequence ATGACAGATAATGGTGTTGTAAGAAACAATCTTGAGGAAGATACTCAGTACGGACGTTTTTTAACCTTTTCACTGGGAGAAGAAGTGTTTGGTATCGAGATTCGTTATGTAACTGAAATCATTGGGATGCAGTCGATCACAAAAGTTCCGGAAGTTCCTGAATATATTAAGGGAATTATCAATCTTCGCGGAAAGATTATTCCAGTTCTTGATGTTCGTCTGCAATTTGGAAAAGAACCTATTCCCTACAACGATCGAACCTGTATTATTGTCATCGATATCGAATCAGTTTCAGTAGGATTGATAGTTGATAATGTTGATGAAGTTCTGACTATCGATGATGAAGATATCGCGCCTCCGCCATCAAATAAAACCGGCTTTGAAAATCGTTTTATGAAAGGTATCGGTAAAGTAGGCGGTAAGGTTCAGCTGTTACTTGATTCATCAAGACTTTTAAAAAATGATGAGATGGAAATTCTGGAAGATATGATCGAAGAAGTATAA
- a CDS encoding chemotaxis response regulator protein-glutamate methylesterase yields the protein MRAKQKIKVLIVDDSLLFRETLAREMAKDEGLEVVGTASDPYMARDLIVKLKPDVLTLDVEMPKMNGIEFLKKLMPQYPLPVIVVSSASQNVFDALEAGAVEFVTKPNMSRQGGMASFVNELTVKVKIASTAKVGNKKQSPAVSSRAFSGSVSSAGSNQVIALGASTGGTDALYSVISALPREMPAIVIVQHMPPVFTKLYADRLNNSCKLEVKEAADGDELRPGRVLIAPGDFQMRVAKRGSGYYVRVTKEEKVSGHCPSVDVLFRSVAEVVKDKAIGVIMTGMGKDGADGLLKMRKNGAYTIGQDEKSSVVYGMPMVAFNIGAVQKQLPLERIPDEIIRFLSK from the coding sequence GTGAGAGCAAAGCAGAAAATTAAAGTTCTGATTGTCGATGATTCCCTGTTATTTCGTGAGACACTGGCTCGTGAAATGGCCAAAGACGAGGGACTCGAAGTGGTTGGAACGGCATCAGATCCCTATATGGCACGGGATCTCATTGTCAAACTCAAGCCTGATGTGCTGACCCTGGATGTTGAAATGCCGAAAATGAATGGGATTGAGTTTCTTAAAAAGCTTATGCCTCAATACCCGCTGCCAGTTATTGTGGTGAGTTCAGCTTCTCAAAATGTTTTTGATGCCTTAGAAGCTGGCGCGGTGGAATTTGTTACTAAGCCCAATATGTCCAGACAGGGGGGGATGGCATCTTTTGTCAATGAGCTGACGGTGAAAGTAAAAATTGCTTCAACGGCAAAGGTTGGAAATAAAAAACAGTCTCCGGCAGTATCCAGTCGTGCTTTTTCAGGCTCAGTTAGTTCAGCAGGGTCTAATCAGGTGATAGCCTTAGGGGCTTCAACTGGTGGAACTGATGCACTATATAGCGTTATTTCAGCTTTGCCCCGGGAAATGCCGGCGATTGTCATTGTTCAGCATATGCCGCCGGTATTTACAAAACTCTATGCGGACCGTTTAAATAATTCCTGCAAGTTGGAAGTTAAAGAGGCAGCTGACGGGGATGAACTCCGGCCGGGCAGGGTATTAATTGCACCGGGAGATTTTCAGATGCGGGTAGCTAAGCGTGGGTCCGGCTATTATGTGCGGGTTACTAAAGAAGAAAAAGTCAGTGGACATTGTCCCTCAGTTGATGTCCTCTTTCGTTCTGTTGCTGAAGTCGTAAAAGACAAGGCAATAGGGGTAATTATGACTGGAATGGGCAAAGATGGTGCCGATGGACTTTTAAAAATGCGTAAAAACGGCGCTTATACCATTGGTCAGGATGAAAAGTCTTCAGTGGTTTATGGTATGCCTATGGTTGCTTTTAATATCGGGGCGGTACAGAAACAGTTACCGCTTGAACGGATTCCTGATGAAATAATCCGCTTTTTGTCAAAGTAA